GTGCACCCAGTCCTGCACGCGGCGACCGCGCAGGGCCTGGTCGGAGAGCCCGAACATGCGCAGCAGCGCCTGGTTGACCTGGAGGACGTTGCCGTCGAGGTCGGCGATGCCGATCCCTATGGCCGCGCCCTCGAAGACCGCGCGGAAGCGGGCCTCGCTGGCGTGCAGGGCCTGGGCGACCACGCCCTGCGCCCTGAGCGCGGCCTGGGCGATGGACTCCTGCTCGGTGAGGGTGCGTTCGCGCAGCGCCTCGGCGTACCCGGCGGCCATCGCGTGCTGCAGCCGTGAGCAGCGCAGGCGCGGTTCGTCCTGGGGGCCGTCCTCGGTCTCGGCGCAGTACAGCACCAGATAGGCGTCGACGCAGTCCAGGGTCCGGGTCAGCGCCTCGGGGTCGGTGCAGTGCGCGCCGACCAGGGCGCCGCCCACCGCCTTGGCACCGTCCGCGTCGAAGCCCCGGGCCCGCAGCAGCTCGCTCAACCGGCGTGCGAGCGGGAGGAGTTGCTCCTCGAACTCCGCTCGGGTCGACGACGTGGAGGTCACCGCGTAGAGCGCCCGGCTCCAGATCGTCGTGAACCGGCGCAGTCTGTCCTCCGGCCCGTCCGGTTCCGCGCTCACGCCGTACGCCCCACGCCGGCGAATCCGGAGAAGGCGAACGGATCCTCGTCCTCCGGCGCCGACTCCGGCCGCCAGTGCGGCATCGGCACCAGTCCCGGTTCCACCATGTCGTACCCCTCGAAGAACCGCGCGATCTCGTCGCGCGAGCGCATGATCAGCGGGTTGCGAATGTCCTTGTATACGTCCACCGCACCCTCGGCCCGCTCGGCGGGCACCGGGATTCCCTCGTACGAGGCATGGGTGAGGATGAGCAGGCTGCCGGGCGCGAGCGCCTCGCGCAGCTCGGCCACCGCACCGTAGGGGTCGTCCGCGTCTTCCACGAAGTGCAGTATGGCAACGAGGAGGAGGGCGACCGGCCGGTTCAGGTCGATCAGCCGCTCCACCTGGGGGCTGGAGAGGATCTCCTGGGGCTTGCGGAGGTCCGCGGCGACCACGTCCGCGCCGTCGTTGCCCGCCAGTACCGCCTGGCTGTGCGCGACGGCGACCGGGTCGTGGTCGACGTAGACCACGCGGGCGCCCGGTGCGGCGGCCTGAGCCACCTCGTGGACGTTGCCGAAGGTCGGGATGCCGGAGCCTATGTCGAGGTACTGGGTGATGCCCTCCTGGGCCGCGAACCGCACGGCGCGGCGCATGAACGCCCGGTTGGCCTGCATGATCTTCGGCAGGCCCGGCATGAACTCCATCGCCTTGCGGGCCGCTTCCCGGTCCACCTCGAAGTTGTGCGAGCCGCCCAGGTAGTAGTCGTAGATCCGCGAGACGCTCGGCACCGAGATGTCGATGCTCCGTGGGGCCCAGGCGGGACGCTCCATGTATCTCTCCGAGCTGTAGGCGACAGGGACAGGCGATCCGGTGTTCGAGCAGAGGCTACTGATCGCCCGCCAAAGGAGCGACCCGAAACGGAAATTGAC
Above is a genomic segment from Streptomyces fodineus containing:
- a CDS encoding SAM-dependent methyltransferase translates to MERPAWAPRSIDISVPSVSRIYDYYLGGSHNFEVDREAARKAMEFMPGLPKIMQANRAFMRRAVRFAAQEGITQYLDIGSGIPTFGNVHEVAQAAAPGARVVYVDHDPVAVAHSQAVLAGNDGADVVAADLRKPQEILSSPQVERLIDLNRPVALLLVAILHFVEDADDPYGAVAELREALAPGSLLILTHASYEGIPVPAERAEGAVDVYKDIRNPLIMRSRDEIARFFEGYDMVEPGLVPMPHWRPESAPEDEDPFAFSGFAGVGRTA